In the genome of Odocoileus virginianus isolate 20LAN1187 ecotype Illinois chromosome 17, Ovbor_1.2, whole genome shotgun sequence, the window ccaggggctgACTCTAAAACCCTTCATCCAATGGTGCTAACCCCCGgctcccccctgccccaccccacccacccacccacccacccagagaAGCACAGACCCCGCTGGGGGCAGGGGCCCACCACACACCCTTGTCTGGGTTCTCTCGGACTGGCCTTCCTGGCTCAGCCAGTGCGGCTCAGAAGGGACACAAAAGggatggaagaaaaagaacaaagagaagctGTTCCTCTCACCCCCTTCCCTGATGCCAGGGGCACCAGACTGATTCTGAGGCACAAATAAAAGAGGCTTCAAACCTGAGGTTTTTCCTATCTGCCTTTACTGGGGAAGACCGCCCACCCGCGGGTTGAGGGTTCCTTCTGAACCTCAGAGTGGAGAGGACTCTGAAGTAAAAGGACTTCTGGTGGGTCCTGAGCCGAGGGTTTCATCTGTCAGGGCCTCCGGGATTCTGGCGGTGGCATTTACAGAGGCTGAGGGTCTCACATTCCCACCCATGCAGGAGGCAGAGACTGAGCACTTGATAAAATGTTTCATTCAGAACATCTTGTTTTCCTTCTAGAGTCAAGGCCACAGCAGAGGGCtgggagctgtgtgtgtgtgtgtgtggtggaggtgGAACCTGCTTCTTCATGCCAGTTTTCTGGTTGGTTCTCCTGTGGAAGTGGCACGAGGAAGCCGCCCTCTCCCCTGcaggtggggagaaggaagggagccCTCTGCCATGGACTACTGGGTGTAGCCCGGGGGACTGGAGCTACGTTTGTCTGTCTGTAGAACTGGGGCGATGCCCGTTCAGTTGACCACTCAGGGTGGTGGGGTCAAGTGAGCTGATTAGAGGGAGAAGCGTTGTAATTTCCCCCAGTCTGGGGAGACCCGTCGAATCGCTACCCCTTTGAGGTCAGGCCCAAGCTCCCCACCATCTCCAAGCATTGCGCTAACACTAAGCACTTGCTCTGCCCTGGGCGAGGAACAAAGGGGACACTGCCTGCGGTACAGCACCATTGCTGAGGCCCCGTCAACCCGGGCTTTCCAAGGCCAGCTCCTGCCTAAATCCCGGACGAGGTACGCAGCCAGGCGGGCGCCAGACGGACGCGAGTCTCTGCAATTGTCCAGGACTCCCGCCAAGGGCGGAGTTCCCTCCCCAGTCCCCGCCCAGGCCTAGAGGGGCGGAGTGCGGAGCTCCGGACCCAAAGTCGGGCCGGGCGGGTGCGCTGGTGCTCCGCCCCGCCGTGCCTCCGGGCGTGGAGCTCCCCGGCGGCGCTGCGCTAGTCCGTGCCGTCCACCAGCTCGCACAGCATATTCTCCAAAGATGTGATGCGCTGCTCCTGGGCCTGCACCTGCTCTCGCAGGGCCTTAATCTCCTCCAGCAGCGTCTCCAGGGTGTGCTGCTGCGGGGCGCAGAGGACCAGAGAGGCGGTGTTGGGCGCGGGGCGGTAGGGGGCTGTGTATTGGGCCTCGGTGGAGCCGGGCGGAGCCTTACCGACAAGGGGGCATCGCTGGCTGACTGGCTGCGACGAGGACCGGAGGGCGGGCGCACGTCCAGGATGTTGCGCTTGGTGACACGGAGCTCGCGGTGCTTGGGAGGCACGTAACCGTCCCTCAACGAGATGAGCACGGGGTCGGCGTCCTGACCTGATAGCCATTCATCCGCTTCTAGGGCCGGCTCTGGGCCGGGTGTATCTGGGTAAAGGTCGTCCTGGAACAGGTCTGACTGCGGGGGTAGGGAGACAGAAGAACAAGCGGAGTGCCCGGCCTCCTCCGCTCCTTTCCGCCTCGGAGCTCTGCCCACCCCTTTCGCAATCAACTCACCTTGCGGGGCACAGTCATGACGATGGGTTCACATTTTCTTTCGTGCAACTTGTAGAACCTAAAAGGGAACGGGGATCAGCACCCGCTCAGGCTCCCACTCCCTTCCCTAACCAAGGAGTTAGCGGCCAACATTTGCTGGGCGCCTACGATGCATTGCACTTGAAACACATCCAACTGGTAAAACGCTTCTCAGAGGGTGTTTATCATCCTTACCAGgttaagaaactgaagttcagagaatgTCAAGTGTGTAGCGTTGGGGCTGGCAGTGGAAACGAGTCTGTTTGACCCCAACCTCCCAACCCAGCCCACTCCTTTCCAAAGATTACACGCCTGGGGAAGCCCCCGCGTCTTCCCGGATGGGACGTGGGGACAGAGGCAGGTGAGCAGGAAGGGCAAAGCTGCTGACCGTGCGATCTCGCACTTGCTGACATCGAGTCCCCGCTTGGGCATGAAGCCCATGCCCCTCTGCGGCTCCTTGCTGCTGAAGGTGTTCAGGTAGTGCACGAAGGGCGGTTCCTCGGTGATCTCAAAGTACCGAATGCTGCTGTCGCCCTGCAAAGCCAGTCGGTTCAGAGCCGTACCGGGCGGGCCCCCTCATCTCCGTCcggccccctcctctcccctcccggCTGCCAGCACCTTTCCGCACAGGTAGACGATGCTGGAGTCGGGATCGTAGAAAGGCAGTAGGACCCCGTTGCTTGTGTCCATCTCCTGCAGCGCCACTGGCTCCTCGAAGTTGTTCTGCCCAAGCACAGGAGGCGTGAACAGCCAGCCCCATCCTGACCTCGGTGCCGCTTCCGGATGCCCCGAAGCTCCTGGCCGCTGCCTGCCCTCCCTGACGCCCTCGCACTCCCAAGGCAGCTCTGGTGACGGAACTGCAGAGCCCACCTCTGGACACCACTCCTGGTCCCCGCACCTAGACCCCCTGCGCCGCCGCATGCAGTCACTGCAAACCACCCCCAGGGACTGGGCATCACCAGGTGGGGGCGCCAGCGTGGGCTCCTTCAGGCGACGCAGCAAAACTGGGCagaggggtgggtgtggggatgGCAGGCGCTGCCAAGGGGGCAGCAGCCTCCAGCCCTGTCCAGGTGGGCATGCCCTGCGGGTGGGGGGCGCCTGGCCCCTCCCCCGTGATGCCAGTCCCCGGGGCACACACCCCAAGCGTCCAGCTGCGTTACCGGGTCCCACAGGCCCAGCTCTCGCTGGCTCATGCGGGTGAAGCCCGTGGTGAAGATATGACCCTGGCGCGTGAAGACGGCCCGCATGGGCCTCATCCCCTCGTGGGCCGCAAAcctctcctgggggaggggagggggagacaggGAGAGGCGTCACCCAGCTGCCTGCCccggggagcctggagggccggGCAAACAACTTGCTGACTGGGGTGTGAGGGCGGGGGCGGAGACAAAGGGGGCCCTAAATATTCAGTTTCCCGGGCCCCCCCTGCGTGGCCCCAGGCCTGGAGAGCGCGGGGCGCGCGCGTCTCTCTGCAGATGCTGAGCCCTTAAACGCCCTCAGGGCAGGGGAGATGTCTGCGGGCTTCCCCGGAGCGCAGCCAGGCTCTTCCCAGACCGGAGCTCCCCGCTCCGCTTCGGCTCTCTTGGGCGCGGGCCACGGCCGGGGAGGGCGCTCCCAGCTGACCCAGCGAAGGAGCGAGCGCGTGCGCCCGGCGCGGCCTGGCCTACCGGGTCCCAGAGCGCGAGTTGCCGCTCACTCATCCTGCTGAAGCCGGTGCTGAGCAGCTTCCCGTCTGTGGTGAAGACGGCCCGCAGCGGGCGGGCGCCCTCGTGAGGCCGGGCTCGCTCCTGCTCGCGGGGTTAGTGGGTTAGAGCGCGCGCTGCTCCGCCCGGCCCCGCCGCGCTGGACGCGCGCCCTCCGCGCCGACGTGCAGTGTCCCGCGCAGCCCGCGCCCCGGGTTAGATTGAGGCTGGTGAGGCCGGTGCCGCCGCCCTCGCAGGCCACCCAGCTGGGATAGACAACGCGCGGGGATGGCCCCCAACCCTCCGCCCGGCGGGTCAACTAGGTTGGAAAGGGGCCTGTTCTCGAGCCAGGGTTGGGCTCAGACCCGGGAAGAAGGCGTGCCGGTTGGGAGGAGAGGGGTCCGGGGGCTCAGGGTCATGCAAGGTCTGGTGGGAGGATAGAGTTTGCAGCTTCTCCCCTCCTCGGTCACGAATAGGGCAGCCCTCCTCTGGGCTGCTGAGAtgcagggaaggggaggaaaCAGGAACTGGGCGGAGACTAGCGGGGCTGGGGGCTTACTTAGGGCAGGGGGCTAAAGGGAGGACTGGGATCTGGGATCGAGGTGGAGAAGGTGAGCGCTGGAAGCAGGGCTTAGGGGAGGGCGGGTACAGAGGCCTGACAGCTGCCCCCTGACGTAGGGGCTGGGGAGTGGCCAGGCCAGGCACTCACCGCCACCACCTGGCCCTTGCGCGGGTCGATGATTCGCAGGGTCTTGTCCTTGCAGGTGGTGGCTAGCAGGCTCCCGTTGGTGTTCCAGCACACGCTGTGGATGACGTCCGGATGCATGTCGTCTAGACTCAGGAGCACCTCCCCAGTGCCCACGTTCCAGACGATGATCACATTGTCACCACCTGCCCAGAATGGCCAGTCACCATCACCTGGGCCCCGCCTTTGCCACTCCCCCCATTCCCGACCTATGGTAGGACCCCTTCCTAGCCCCCCAGACCTGCACTGAGCAGGACATTCCGGGCAGTGGGGTGCCAGGAAAGGATGCCCACACGTTTGGAGTGGCCCTCCAGTGTGATGATGGGCTCTGTGATGTTGCGCACAGGGGTATAGTCTGGAATCTGCCACACCTGGGTGGAAGGAAAAGGCGTAGGGTAGGTCGGATGAGGAGCCAGCTTCATCACTGCCCCTCCCctacttcctggagaaggaaatggcaacccactccagtattcttgcctggaaaatcccatggacagagaagcctgttcatggggttacaggctacagttcatggggtcgcaaagaataggacacgactgagagattttacttcttcacttctttccctaatcccccacccccacctcaactCTACCAGCTCTCTTGGGCGGTAAGGGTCAGATGCAGGACATGTGATGGTGCCTGCCTGGGGCAGAAACTGCTGGGAGCCAGGAGGGGGCGCTGTCAGCTCTCCAGAGACCTCCCTACTCCCCTGAGAAGGGAGACTTAAGAGCACTGCCCCCCTGCTCTTCAGGCTCCAAGGTAGCCACGGCTATAATTAGTCCTAAGCAGTGCAtcctgggagggggtgggcatgTAGCTGAAAATAGCCTGGGAGCTGGGCAGGGCAGGCCCTGGCACTCAGCACCTCCCTTACCACCTTACAAAGCACAGGTGAGGCCGCCTTCCCCGCCTCCCCTGCCCCACAGCCCAGCAGCATCCACCTGGTGCCTACCATGATGGTGGTGTCGTCTGAGGCACTGGCGATGACGTTGTCATTGTGCGGGCACCAGTCAATGTCCAGCACAGGGGCAGTGTGCCCAGTGACCAGTGGGTAGTTCTTATCCACTCGCCCTGTCTGCGGGGGTCAGAGAAGGAGACGTGGGGCTATTCTCCTGTGTGTTTTCAGGGGGTTGGGAGTGGACCTGTTTACATCTCAACTGTCTGTTATTTGTTGCTCTTTGCAGAACTCACCCCCCTCTCTGCTCCTCCAAATCCAGCCACCCTGCTTCCTCTACGTCCCTGAAGGCGGAGTCTAAGTCATTTACTATCAAGGCATCAGATGCAGAGAGGTAAGATAACTTAACCAAGGACGCACAGCAAGATACTGCTAGAGCCAAGACTTAACTTCTCAGCCCAGTGCTCTTCCAAGGACACCTCCTTGGAGGATGCTGCTCTTCCGCCTGTCCCCTGCAACTGAAATATCTCTGGGAAACCCCTGCTGGACTAGGTCAAGGTAAGGTTATATGCAGTGCAGGGCTGCACAACTCCTTCCTAGCCTCACTGGGCAGATCTCTCCCTGGTCACTGGCTTTACCT includes:
- the CORO6 gene encoding coronin-6 isoform X1, which produces MSRRVVRQSKFRHVFGQAAKADQAYEDIRVSKVTWDSSFCAVNPKFLAIIVEAGGGGAFIVLPLAKTGRVDKNYPLVTGHTAPVLDIDWCPHNDNVIASASDDTTIMVWQIPDYTPVRNITEPIITLEGHSKRVGILSWHPTARNVLLSAGGDNVIIVWNVGTGEVLLSLDDMHPDVIHSVCWNTNGSLLATTCKDKTLRIIDPRKGQVVAERARPHEGARPLRAVFTTDGKLLSTGFSRMSERQLALWDPNNFEEPVALQEMDTSNGVLLPFYDPDSSIVYLCGKGDSSIRYFEITEEPPFVHYLNTFSSKEPQRGMGFMPKRGLDVSKCEIARFYKLHERKCEPIVMTVPRKSDLFQDDLYPDTPGPEPALEADEWLSGQDADPVLISLRDGYVPPKHRELRVTKRNILDVRPPSGPRRSQSASDAPLSQHTLETLLEEIKALREQVQAQEQRITSLENMLCELVDGTD
- the CORO6 gene encoding coronin-6 isoform X2 yields the protein MSRRVVRQSKFRHVFGQAAKADQAYEDIRVSKVTWDSSFCAVNPKFLAIIVEAGGGGAFIVLPLAKTGRVDKNYPLVTGHTAPVLDIDWCPHNDNVIASASDDTTIMVWQIPDYTPVRNITEPIITLEGHSKRVGILSWHPTARNVLLSAGGDNVIIVWNVGTGEVLLSLDDMHPDVIHSVCWNTNGSLLATTCKDKTLRIIDPRKGQVVAERFAAHEGMRPMRAVFTRQGHIFTTGFTRMSQRELGLWDPNNFEEPVALQEMDTSNGVLLPFYDPDSSIVYLCGKGDSSIRYFEITEEPPFVHYLNTFSSKEPQRGMGFMPKRGLDVSKCEIARFYKLHERKCEPIVMTVPRKSDLFQDDLYPDTPGPEPALEADEWLSGQDADPVLISLRDGYVPPKHRELRVTKRNILDVRPPSGPRRSQSASDAPLSQHTLETLLEEIKALREQVQAQEQRITSLENMLCELVDGTD
- the CORO6 gene encoding coronin-6 isoform X4, with amino-acid sequence MVWQIPDYTPVRNITEPIITLEGHSKRVGILSWHPTARNVLLSAGGDNVIIVWNVGTGEVLLSLDDMHPDVIHSVCWNTNGSLLATTCKDKTLRIIDPRKGQVVAERARPHEGARPLRAVFTTDGKLLSTGFSRMSERQLALWDPNNFEEPVALQEMDTSNGVLLPFYDPDSSIVYLCGKGDSSIRYFEITEEPPFVHYLNTFSSKEPQRGMGFMPKRGLDVSKCEIARFYKLHERKCEPIVMTVPRKSDLFQDDLYPDTPGPEPALEADEWLSGQDADPVLISLRDGYVPPKHRELRVTKRNILDVRPPSGPRRSQSASDAPLSQHTLETLLEEIKALREQVQAQEQRITSLENMLCELVDGTD
- the CORO6 gene encoding coronin-6 isoform X3, which translates into the protein MSRRVVRQSKFRHVFGQAAKADQAYEDIRVSKVTWDSSFCAVNPKFLAIIVEAGGGGAFIVLPLAKTGRVDKNYPLVTGHTAPVLDIDWCPHNDNVIASASDDTTIMVWQIPDYTPVRNITEPIITLEGHSKRVGILSWHPTARNVLLSAGGDNVIIVWNVGTGEVLLSLDDMHPDVIHSVCWNTNGSLLATTCKDKTLRIIDPRKGQVVANNFEEPVALQEMDTSNGVLLPFYDPDSSIVYLCGKGDSSIRYFEITEEPPFVHYLNTFSSKEPQRGMGFMPKRGLDVSKCEIARFYKLHERKCEPIVMTVPRKSDLFQDDLYPDTPGPEPALEADEWLSGQDADPVLISLRDGYVPPKHRELRVTKRNILDVRPPSGPRRSQSASDAPLSQHTLETLLEEIKALREQVQAQEQRITSLENMLCELVDGTD